The following are encoded together in the Thermosipho japonicus genome:
- the rimO gene encoding 30S ribosomal protein S12 methylthiotransferase RimO, with the protein MNFYVDVLGCPKNEADCALLKAYLKKKGNNIVNTIEDADAVVIDTCGFILEAKKESIEEILTYLELKKERDLRVYVTGCLVQRYGEELKKEIPEVDGWFGVLSPEKVAENIGKGSIIPKSPEPVYEFGGRIDEKQYAYVKISDGCDRACSFCTIPLFKGSFKSREIDDIVNEVEYLILSGKKEIILVAQDTTGYGIDLYGKQMLPELLKRINEIPGDFWIRVMYMHPDHITDEIIEAFSYDKVLKYFDIPVQHGSDKVLKLMNRTKKSEQILKLVEKIRKRYEDAVLRTSIIVGFPGETDEDFEELLDFIKMARFERLGAFIYSDEEEAPSYHFEGKVPEIVAQERLDILMEEQSKISFEINEKMVGKTLKVLFDEEEEGVLIARSYMDAPEIDGNIFVPGKFEEGFFKVKVTSADVYDLEGKIVEE; encoded by the coding sequence ATGAATTTTTATGTTGATGTTTTAGGATGTCCAAAAAATGAAGCAGATTGTGCACTTTTAAAGGCTTATTTAAAAAAGAAAGGAAATAACATTGTAAATACTATTGAAGATGCAGATGCAGTGGTTATTGATACCTGTGGGTTTATTTTAGAAGCAAAAAAAGAATCTATTGAAGAAATACTTACGTATCTAGAATTAAAAAAAGAAAGAGATCTAAGGGTATACGTTACAGGATGTTTAGTTCAACGATATGGTGAGGAATTAAAAAAGGAGATACCTGAGGTTGATGGATGGTTTGGAGTATTGTCCCCCGAAAAGGTTGCTGAAAATATTGGTAAAGGAAGTATAATACCTAAAAGCCCGGAACCTGTGTATGAATTTGGTGGTAGGATTGATGAAAAGCAGTATGCATATGTTAAAATTTCCGATGGATGTGATAGAGCTTGTAGCTTTTGTACAATTCCACTTTTTAAAGGAAGCTTTAAGAGCAGAGAGATAGATGATATTGTAAACGAAGTGGAATATCTTATTTTATCCGGTAAGAAGGAAATTATTCTTGTTGCTCAGGATACAACAGGATATGGGATCGATTTGTATGGAAAGCAAATGCTTCCTGAACTTTTGAAGAGAATCAATGAAATACCTGGAGATTTTTGGATAAGAGTAATGTACATGCACCCTGATCATATAACAGATGAGATTATTGAAGCCTTTTCATACGACAAGGTTTTAAAATATTTTGATATACCTGTTCAACATGGAAGTGATAAGGTACTAAAACTTATGAACAGAACAAAAAAGTCTGAGCAAATATTAAAGTTGGTTGAAAAAATAAGGAAAAGATATGAAGATGCAGTTTTAAGGACTAGTATTATTGTTGGCTTTCCTGGAGAAACAGATGAAGATTTTGAAGAGTTATTAGATTTTATAAAAATGGCTAGATTTGAGAGGCTAGGAGCATTTATTTATTCAGATGAAGAAGAAGCACCATCTTATCATTTTGAAGGAAAAGTCCCAGAGATAGTAGCTCAAGAAAGGCTTGATATTTTAATGGAAGAACAGTCTAAGATTTCTTTCGAAATAAATGAAAAGATGGTTGGAAAAACTTTAAAGGTACTTTTTGATGAGGAAGAAGAAGGAGTTTTAATTGCAAGAAGCTATATGGATGCCCCAGAAATTGACGGTAATATTTTTGTTCCAGGAAAGTTTGAAGAAGGATTTTTCAAGGTAAAAGTAACCTCTGCTGATGTATATGATTTAGAAGGTAAAATTGTTGAGGAGTGA
- a CDS encoding methyl-accepting chemotaxis protein, giving the protein MKKDIKYGFLISGIFLVFVFLLAITFVLPQVKKTFKNEILESFLSEIKLVVETKAYDKLFNNYQHKGYYFIISKNGTTLNHSDTSKIGKNIADYVPELFKAMKEKKEGIVEYNFENEKRYAAFAFDGNVFVAHSVTESELFENYNTLAKNIIFIGFPIIIIATIALGYFMSKILSKDTLKQFNYIKSLFQNISENVLSTSSSTSEIKSMAENTENAINELDRSVEEFAAYIQESSAEIETAIKKVKDFTITIQEIINSSSKLNELTDILTDLTEQIADVSDTITVLAINASIETSKETMDREGLSRIAEMIMELSNNTRKLVKDSKASLLDIENIITSNILLSEKASKETITVNESLKSIDSANRENVQNIDKLIKISKSTHDAVEELYEGLEQVEMAINNIKEQVNEFENAMKNSKII; this is encoded by the coding sequence ATGAAAAAAGATATTAAATATGGATTTCTTATTTCTGGAATTTTTTTAGTATTTGTTTTTTTACTTGCAATTACTTTTGTTCTCCCTCAAGTAAAAAAAACTTTTAAAAATGAAATTTTAGAATCTTTCCTTTCAGAAATTAAGCTTGTTGTAGAAACAAAAGCTTATGATAAATTATTTAACAATTATCAACACAAAGGATATTATTTTATAATCTCAAAAAATGGGACGACATTGAATCACTCTGATACATCAAAAATTGGTAAAAATATTGCAGATTATGTACCAGAATTGTTTAAAGCCATGAAAGAAAAAAAAGAAGGGATAGTTGAATATAATTTTGAAAATGAAAAGAGATATGCTGCCTTTGCATTCGATGGCAATGTATTTGTAGCTCATTCTGTAACAGAAAGTGAATTATTTGAAAATTATAATACTTTAGCAAAAAATATTATTTTTATTGGATTTCCAATCATAATCATTGCAACAATTGCATTAGGATACTTTATGTCAAAAATCCTCTCAAAGGATACTCTAAAACAATTCAACTATATAAAATCTCTATTTCAAAATATATCAGAGAATGTTCTTTCAACCTCATCTTCTACTTCCGAAATAAAATCAATGGCTGAGAATACAGAAAATGCTATTAATGAATTAGATAGATCAGTTGAAGAATTTGCAGCATATATTCAAGAAAGCTCTGCAGAAATAGAAACTGCAATAAAAAAAGTAAAAGATTTTACGATTACTATTCAAGAAATAATAAACTCAAGTTCAAAGTTAAATGAATTAACGGATATTTTAACAGATTTAACAGAACAAATTGCAGATGTTTCAGATACGATAACAGTTCTTGCAATAAATGCTTCAATTGAAACTAGTAAAGAAACTATGGATAGAGAAGGACTTTCAAGAATAGCTGAAATGATAATGGAACTTTCAAATAATACTCGAAAACTTGTAAAAGATTCAAAGGCCTCCTTACTTGATATTGAAAACATAATCACTTCTAACATATTATTGTCTGAAAAAGCATCAAAAGAAACTATTACAGTAAACGAATCTTTAAAATCAATTGATTCTGCCAATAGAGAAAACGTTCAAAACATAGATAAATTAATAAAAATTTCAAAGAGTACTCATGATGCAGTTGAAGAGTTATACGAAGGTCTTGAACAAGTTGAAATGGCCATTAATAACATAAAAGAACAAGTAAACGAATTCGAAAATGCAATGAAAAATTCGAAAATCATCTAA
- the thpR gene encoding RNA 2',3'-cyclic phosphodiesterase yields MRTFIAIDINSEVRSIAEEVIEKLKKMGFKASWTSPENLHLTLFFMGDLSEEKVDLLAQRLHKRLAGFPSFSYEVSDFGFFRFKHLPRVFFLKVTQDKILQTLYLEMRSELKKLRLSFDDKGNFVPHITLGRLKFSPENWEELIKGITVPKTIVSVDKVTIYSSTLTPSGPIYKWLYKVKFEGGLEKNEQ; encoded by the coding sequence TTGCGTACCTTTATAGCTATCGATATAAATTCAGAGGTAAGGAGCATAGCAGAGGAAGTTATTGAAAAACTTAAAAAAATGGGATTTAAAGCTTCATGGACAAGTCCTGAAAATTTGCATCTGACATTATTTTTTATGGGGGATTTGAGCGAAGAAAAGGTTGATTTACTTGCCCAACGTTTGCACAAAAGGTTGGCAGGTTTTCCTAGTTTTTCGTATGAAGTTTCTGATTTTGGATTTTTTAGATTTAAACATTTACCGCGTGTATTCTTTTTGAAGGTTACCCAAGATAAAATTTTACAAACACTTTATCTTGAAATGAGGTCGGAGCTGAAAAAGCTCAGGTTATCTTTTGATGATAAGGGAAATTTTGTTCCACATATTACTTTAGGCAGATTAAAGTTTAGCCCAGAAAATTGGGAAGAGTTAATTAAAGGTATTACTGTTCCTAAAACAATAGTTTCAGTTGACAAGGTGACGATATATTCGTCAACTTTAACTCCATCTGGTCCTATTTATAAGTGGCTTTACAAGGTAAAATTTGAAGGAGGTTTGGAAAAGAATGAGCAATGA
- a CDS encoding response regulator: protein MDFSEIFFSELKDKVSESINIIEELKKSKDKKYIKDLYRIFHTLKGSASLVNLENFRDFSHKVEQYFKESLESEKLPDESFLDNLIAIISNFSNKNTDLTETEVKDFLEILEGKKDASENIVISEKEIFKISEISEYISKVLEIENSILRNDLKSALSEIRNLKKYLLNTLDEIVFVKLENILKDLKKLVSREANRYGKKVELLLEIENVKIEKEDSKDIIDILVHLVRNSIAHGIENPDERKKLGKNEVGKIWIRSYVDQGNIFIEVEDDGKGLDIEKIENKVKEKNLNVTPLEAIFLPGFSSKDKADELSGRGIGLDMVKNFANLRGGDVKVETQKGKGTKFTVFFKTKSFITKVLVVEDSERIFAIETSHILKIENYNEKEMQIENKIASEGKLYEIYYKSKKPKFVIITKNEKAIVVNNIIGTFDGQLIVQEIREIKGFIKNIFSSPIPLLDTNTLKKNVTSKNEEKKKILLIDDSIVTRNVVSKFLENRGYNVVTAKNGYDGIEKFKNQEFDIVISDVEIPRINGFEITRKIKEINHNVPVIIFSTLSQKNFDKAIESGADSFISKDEPPENLLRLIEKFSK, encoded by the coding sequence ATGGATTTTTCTGAAATTTTTTTCTCCGAATTAAAAGATAAAGTTTCTGAATCAATAAATATTATTGAAGAGCTAAAAAAATCAAAAGATAAAAAATACATAAAAGATCTCTATAGGATATTTCACACGCTTAAAGGATCTGCAAGTCTTGTAAACCTTGAAAATTTTAGAGATTTTTCGCACAAAGTAGAGCAATATTTTAAGGAAAGCCTTGAATCAGAAAAACTTCCTGATGAATCTTTTTTAGATAACTTAATTGCGATAATAAGTAATTTTTCTAATAAAAATACAGACCTAACAGAAACTGAAGTCAAAGATTTTCTTGAAATACTTGAAGGTAAAAAGGATGCAAGTGAAAATATAGTAATATCTGAAAAAGAAATTTTTAAAATTTCTGAAATTAGCGAATACATTTCTAAAGTACTAGAAATTGAAAACAGTATCTTGAGAAATGATTTAAAAAGTGCTTTGAGTGAAATCAGAAATCTGAAAAAATATCTTTTAAATACTTTGGATGAAATAGTTTTTGTAAAGCTAGAGAATATATTAAAAGACCTAAAAAAATTAGTATCAAGAGAAGCAAATAGATACGGAAAAAAAGTTGAACTTTTACTAGAAATAGAAAATGTAAAAATCGAAAAAGAAGACTCAAAAGATATTATTGATATTCTTGTTCACCTTGTAAGAAACTCAATAGCTCATGGAATAGAAAATCCCGACGAAAGAAAAAAATTAGGAAAAAATGAAGTTGGAAAAATATGGATAAGATCATACGTAGACCAAGGAAATATATTTATAGAGGTAGAAGATGATGGAAAAGGTCTAGATATTGAAAAGATAGAAAACAAGGTAAAAGAAAAAAACTTGAATGTAACCCCACTTGAAGCAATTTTTCTTCCTGGATTTAGTTCCAAGGACAAAGCTGATGAACTCTCTGGAAGAGGTATTGGCCTTGACATGGTTAAAAACTTTGCAAATTTGCGTGGTGGGGATGTAAAAGTAGAAACTCAAAAAGGAAAAGGAACAAAGTTTACCGTGTTTTTCAAAACTAAAAGCTTTATCACAAAAGTTCTAGTAGTTGAAGACAGCGAAAGAATTTTTGCAATAGAAACTTCTCATATATTAAAAATTGAAAACTACAACGAAAAAGAAATGCAAATAGAAAATAAAATTGCTTCTGAAGGAAAGTTATATGAGATATATTATAAGTCAAAAAAACCAAAGTTTGTTATAATCACCAAAAATGAAAAGGCAATAGTTGTAAATAATATCATAGGAACCTTTGACGGTCAATTAATAGTTCAAGAAATAAGAGAAATAAAAGGCTTTATTAAAAATATTTTTTCAAGTCCTATCCCACTTCTAGATACTAATACTCTAAAAAAGAACGTAACATCTAAAAATGAGGAAAAAAAGAAAATACTACTTATAGATGACTCCATAGTTACAAGAAATGTTGTCTCAAAATTTTTAGAAAACCGGGGATATAATGTTGTAACGGCAAAGAACGGGTATGATGGTATAGAAAAATTCAAAAACCAAGAATTTGATATAGTAATTTCAGATGTTGAAATACCAAGAATTAATGGGTTTGAAATCACAAGGAAGATAAAAGAAATTAATCATAACGTTCCTGTTATAATTTTTAGCACACTTTCACAAAAAAATTTTGATAAAGCTATTGAGTCTGGAGCTGACTCATTTATATCAAAAGATGAACCACCAGAAAACTTATTAAGATTAATCGAAAAATTTTCAAAGTGA
- a CDS encoding DUF4416 family protein yields MGKVRRVDLVNLVMFFFSSQVEYWLSEVEDELIEKFGPIDYKSDILDFEKYTLYYNKEMGEGVKGILLSFERLIHPYQLADIKNMTNEIEQRYAVKGNRRFNIDPGYIHHMQFVLATTKMWPHRIYIGKGIYAETTLMYINGRWKDYDFTYPNYKEEEYKRELEKIRLKYLEKRKKFLR; encoded by the coding sequence ATGGGAAAAGTAAGACGAGTAGATTTAGTAAATTTGGTAATGTTTTTTTTCTCTTCGCAAGTTGAATATTGGTTATCTGAGGTAGAGGATGAGTTAATAGAAAAATTTGGGCCAATAGATTACAAATCTGATATATTAGATTTTGAAAAATACACTTTATATTACAACAAAGAGATGGGTGAGGGAGTAAAAGGAATATTATTGAGTTTTGAAAGACTTATACACCCTTATCAGCTTGCAGATATTAAAAATATGACAAACGAAATTGAACAGCGATATGCAGTAAAAGGCAATAGAAGATTTAATATTGACCCAGGATATATTCATCATATGCAATTTGTTCTTGCAACTACAAAAATGTGGCCTCATAGAATATATATAGGAAAAGGAATTTATGCCGAAACCACGTTAATGTATATTAATGGAAGATGGAAGGATTATGATTTTACTTATCCAAATTATAAAGAAGAAGAATATAAAAGAGAATTGGAAAAAATTAGACTGAAATATTTGGAAAAAAGAAAAAAATTTTTGAGGTGA
- the pgsA gene encoding CDP-diacylglycerol--glycerol-3-phosphate 3-phosphatidyltransferase has protein sequence MNVPNFITWARVVLTAIIVFLLLNGFYLSAFILFLIASISDYFDGYFARKLNQVTNFGKIFDQMSDKILITSILIVFVQLGLVPAWILVVIVFRDTLVSTVRMAAAYGNKVIAANYFGKLKTVSQMVWTIGIFLQLVGFESLEIFNVLLSYLVVFLTVVSGLVYMIQNKEILKG, from the coding sequence ATGAATGTACCAAATTTTATAACCTGGGCGAGAGTAGTTTTAACGGCTATTATTGTTTTTCTTTTATTAAATGGTTTTTATTTAAGTGCTTTTATTTTATTTTTAATAGCTTCTATTAGTGATTACTTTGATGGTTATTTTGCAAGAAAACTAAATCAGGTTACTAACTTTGGAAAGATATTTGACCAAATGAGTGACAAAATTCTTATTACCAGCATTTTAATTGTCTTTGTTCAGCTTGGATTAGTCCCAGCATGGATTTTAGTTGTTATAGTTTTTAGAGATACCCTTGTAAGTACAGTTAGAATGGCAGCTGCATATGGAAACAAGGTTATTGCAGCAAATTATTTTGGAAAGCTAAAGACAGTTTCGCAGATGGTTTGGACTATTGGTATTTTTTTGCAACTTGTAGGTTTTGAAAGTTTGGAAATTTTTAATGTATTACTTTCCTATTTAGTTGTATTTTTAACCGTGGTATCGGGATTGGTTTATATGATACAAAATAAAGAGATATTAAAGGGGTGA
- a CDS encoding efflux RND transporter permease subunit, whose protein sequence is MDKIVNFYEKNRKKLLVLLILINIISLIGVFRIRFNTDFTLFMPKNSKYEDILNEIEKDFLSKDQLNLLIEFNVSPYSLERIKKIREYENKLKKIDGVVEIVSPLPTQIPVGFRKVDVSQINESNIDYVLNFLKKISSENIIEKDGKYYLMFYIFSNKRVVSKINKIIDAPHYFAGTSYLQEKIFDYLLFIVLTIPPLAILTIFFVFKWRLGSRKATFFSVFPAGMGALWTMGFIGWYKGEISILSILAPIFTIVMGSADGLHFVSHFMDIKKVESDNKKALSKALESTGIAMILTTITTVVGFLSLIYVNSDSLAEVAFFSSLGISFAAVATWLFLPIILLNAKLKTKEDKNKIGMFLENLIGKKSILISILLALIFVPGSFLLNSEFYMIDMYKNTTQVKKNIDKVSEIAGISVPVFGYFKAEKIVSPEIANQVLQFEEKIKEKDIKAVSVYDLMKNINEKILGREGYPPNIVQAGLLLNLMPDVYSNFLNVKTSSGRILIFPKEISKRTLNYIEKSAPSFVKITGIPYIMKEMNEIIVPQQIVSLILAVIFVLIIVLIRIKNLKEALISILPISLTLIVLFGFMGYFNIKLSIITATMGSIVVGVGIDYAIHFIESYNYNFKKFKNKRQALDEAFRVTSKPILANALGLAIGLSVLLVSPFKIHEYLVGIMWVSMISSSIFSLTLLPSLLFLAKVEKNRV, encoded by the coding sequence ATGGATAAGATAGTAAACTTTTATGAAAAAAATAGAAAAAAGCTACTAGTTCTTTTGATTTTAATTAACATTATTTCACTTATTGGTGTATTTAGAATTCGTTTTAATACTGATTTTACATTATTCATGCCTAAAAATTCAAAGTATGAAGATATATTGAACGAAATTGAAAAGGATTTTTTATCAAAAGATCAGCTTAATTTACTGATTGAATTTAATGTTAGTCCATATTCTTTAGAAAGAATTAAAAAGATAAGAGAATATGAAAATAAATTAAAGAAAATTGATGGAGTTGTAGAGATTGTATCTCCATTACCAACTCAGATCCCTGTTGGCTTTAGAAAAGTTGATGTAAGTCAGATAAATGAAAGTAATATAGACTATGTGCTAAACTTCTTAAAAAAGATTTCATCAGAAAATATAATAGAAAAAGATGGTAAATATTATTTAATGTTTTATATTTTCTCCAATAAAAGAGTTGTTTCTAAAATCAATAAAATAATTGATGCCCCACACTATTTTGCAGGGACTTCATATTTGCAGGAAAAAATATTTGATTACTTGCTTTTTATAGTTTTGACGATACCACCACTTGCAATATTGACAATCTTTTTTGTTTTTAAATGGAGACTTGGTAGTAGAAAAGCTACATTTTTTTCTGTCTTTCCAGCTGGTATGGGGGCTTTATGGACAATGGGATTTATAGGGTGGTACAAAGGTGAAATATCTATACTAAGCATACTAGCACCTATTTTTACAATTGTTATGGGAAGTGCAGATGGACTCCATTTTGTTTCTCATTTTATGGACATAAAAAAAGTTGAAAGTGATAATAAAAAAGCACTTTCAAAAGCCTTGGAAAGCACTGGTATAGCAATGATTTTGACAACAATAACTACTGTAGTAGGATTTTTATCGTTGATATATGTAAATTCAGATTCTCTTGCGGAGGTTGCCTTTTTTAGTTCACTTGGTATTTCCTTTGCAGCAGTTGCAACATGGTTATTTTTACCAATTATTTTATTAAATGCAAAATTAAAGACAAAAGAGGATAAAAACAAAATAGGTATGTTCCTTGAAAATTTAATTGGAAAAAAATCAATTTTAATTTCAATTTTGCTGGCATTAATTTTTGTTCCGGGGTCATTTTTGTTAAATTCGGAATTTTATATGATAGATATGTATAAGAATACGACTCAGGTAAAGAAAAATATTGATAAAGTAAGTGAAATTGCAGGAATTTCGGTACCTGTTTTTGGGTATTTTAAAGCAGAAAAAATAGTATCTCCAGAAATTGCAAATCAAGTTTTGCAATTTGAAGAAAAAATAAAAGAAAAAGATATAAAAGCAGTTTCGGTTTATGATCTAATGAAAAATATCAACGAAAAAATTCTTGGAAGAGAAGGCTATCCACCAAATATTGTCCAGGCTGGTCTTTTATTGAATTTAATGCCAGATGTTTATTCTAATTTTTTAAATGTAAAAACATCTTCTGGAAGAATTTTGATATTCCCCAAGGAAATTTCAAAGCGAACGTTAAACTACATAGAAAAAAGTGCACCTAGCTTTGTAAAAATTACCGGGATACCATATATAATGAAGGAAATGAACGAAATAATAGTTCCTCAGCAGATAGTTTCATTAATTTTGGCAGTAATATTTGTCTTAATAATTGTTTTGATAAGGATAAAAAATCTTAAAGAGGCACTTATTTCAATATTGCCAATATCTTTAACGTTAATAGTATTATTTGGCTTTATGGGATATTTCAATATCAAGTTGAGTATAATTACCGCAACTATGGGAAGCATTGTTGTTGGAGTCGGGATCGATTATGCAATCCATTTTATAGAAAGTTATAACTATAACTTTAAGAAATTCAAGAATAAAAGACAAGCTCTAGATGAAGCATTTAGAGTAACTTCAAAGCCTATTCTTGCTAATGCATTGGGACTTGCAATAGGATTGAGTGTTTTATTGGTGTCACCATTTAAAATTCATGAATATTTAGTTGGAATTATGTGGGTTTCAATGATTTCAAGTTCTATATTTAGTTTGACTCTTTTACCAAGTTTATTATTTCTTGCAAAAGTAGAAAAAAATAGAGTATAA
- a CDS encoding DNA polymerase III subunit delta, with product MPIINLSGNSELKKEEYVKELVSKFNAEYVRVYSDYTDRLEIIKEKVSNIGLFSKKAVIDVVDFEKFKTSERKEILALLVSDDVYLVLRTQKKIKGISGEEFKLPNVWEEEKWKSLISEMLKEHGLEVKGEIIDFLFENVGPDEFALYNEIKKLKVFGKDLNFDILKDVIHKYTLSKLDDFCFAISEMKEESFRLLKDIIKDYEPIIIVYTLSSHFISLFKIFVNVEKKTSFFWPEISRLSKELKIPSPKVARFLGFKFKGQKIEPINHLLIYSEEKLKDIIKRLYFIDRSIKSGGAAEVEILNLIKFIKEG from the coding sequence ATGCCAATTATCAATTTATCGGGGAATTCCGAGTTAAAAAAAGAAGAATATGTAAAGGAGCTGGTAAGTAAGTTTAATGCAGAATATGTGAGAGTATATTCAGATTATACAGATAGACTAGAGATTATAAAAGAAAAAGTATCAAATATAGGTTTATTTTCCAAAAAGGCGGTAATTGATGTAGTTGATTTTGAAAAATTCAAGACATCAGAAAGAAAAGAAATTTTAGCATTACTTGTTTCAGATGATGTTTATCTTGTTCTAAGGACACAGAAAAAAATAAAAGGTATTTCAGGAGAAGAATTTAAGCTTCCCAATGTTTGGGAAGAAGAGAAATGGAAAAGTTTAATTTCTGAAATGTTAAAAGAGCATGGTCTTGAGGTAAAAGGAGAAATAATTGACTTTTTATTTGAAAATGTTGGGCCTGATGAATTTGCACTTTACAATGAAATAAAAAAATTAAAAGTTTTTGGAAAAGATTTAAATTTTGATATTTTAAAAGATGTGATTCATAAATATACACTTTCAAAGTTGGATGATTTTTGCTTTGCAATTTCTGAGATGAAAGAAGAATCATTTAGATTGTTAAAAGACATAATAAAGGACTATGAACCAATCATAATTGTATACACACTTTCATCTCATTTTATTTCTTTATTCAAAATTTTTGTTAATGTAGAAAAGAAAACCTCATTTTTTTGGCCAGAAATTTCAAGACTGTCAAAAGAATTAAAAATTCCTTCTCCGAAAGTTGCAAGATTTTTGGGATTTAAATTTAAAGGTCAAAAAATTGAACCAATAAATCACCTTTTGATTTATTCAGAAGAGAAATTAAAAGATATAATTAAAAGATTATACTTTATTGATAGAAGTATAAAATCGGGAGGAGCTGCTGAAGTTGAAATTTTAAATTTAATAAAATTTATCAAGGAGGGTTAA
- a CDS encoding CheR family methyltransferase yields MKDKIIQILNKHNLKANPKQIENFYNILNKEEIDDKTLENLVLMNLTIGESYFFRDKEILKKLKNILKTKKFWKILSVGCSRGEEVYTLSFIAQELKINMEITGIDVNKERIKQAREGKYKNWSVRFLNKDQIEKYFEIKDGYFYVKEQYRKNVNFENLNILDLNNTDKKFDIIFLRRVLIYISNPEKIIEKIYSLLKNDGYLVIGLGEYFPDLFKYFSPLLPISSSILVKNPKKVESKQIHKKVLSEIKKQKIELNLEENIVILEKYIEKKEFDSAYKIVKQLSKKFPLSFIVWKYKAYIELELNLKNDAKESLKRALILNNKDEEIWQLKYAIEE; encoded by the coding sequence ATGAAAGATAAAATTATTCAAATTTTAAATAAGCATAACTTAAAGGCAAATCCAAAACAAATTGAAAATTTCTACAATATACTTAATAAAGAAGAAATAGATGATAAAACATTAGAAAATCTTGTTCTAATGAATTTAACTATTGGCGAATCTTACTTTTTTAGAGATAAAGAAATACTAAAAAAACTCAAAAATATTTTAAAAACAAAAAAATTTTGGAAAATACTTAGTGTCGGCTGTTCTCGCGGAGAAGAAGTTTATACCCTTTCGTTTATCGCACAAGAATTAAAAATAAATATGGAAATTACAGGAATTGATGTAAATAAAGAAAGAATTAAGCAAGCAAGGGAAGGAAAATACAAAAATTGGAGTGTAAGATTTTTAAATAAGGACCAAATTGAAAAATATTTTGAAATAAAAGATGGATATTTTTACGTAAAAGAACAATATAGAAAAAATGTGAATTTCGAAAATCTAAATATACTAGATTTAAATAATACAGACAAAAAATTTGATATAATATTTTTAAGAAGAGTCTTGATTTACATTTCAAACCCAGAAAAAATTATAGAAAAAATATACTCATTATTAAAAAATGATGGATATTTAGTAATAGGACTTGGTGAATATTTTCCAGACTTGTTTAAGTATTTTTCTCCGCTTCTTCCAATATCAAGTTCTATACTAGTTAAAAATCCTAAAAAGGTTGAAAGCAAACAGATTCACAAAAAAGTTTTGTCTGAAATAAAAAAACAAAAAATAGAACTAAATCTCGAAGAAAATATAGTAATTTTGGAAAAATATATAGAAAAAAAAGAATTTGACTCAGCCTACAAAATAGTTAAACAGCTTTCAAAGAAATTCCCTCTCTCATTCATAGTCTGGAAGTATAAAGCATATATAGAATTAGAACTCAATCTTAAAAATGACGCAAAAGAATCGTTAAAAAGAGCTTTAATTTTAAACAATAAAGACGAGGAAATTTGGCAGTTAAAATATGCCATTGAAGAGTAA
- a CDS encoding chemotaxis protein CheB, translating to MEKIVIIGSAGSPNNVIKLLKINQKLNIPILLCIHFEKSAIENFANSIKKETGHEIFIVSGPKTLKSGLYIAEGGKDLVFKTNRVLMSGVYKKTKTHPSIEILLNSIEKLNDKNFHIFVLSGLGNDGANIAQSLEQKGVKFYIEKKPLFDYLPRSFLNNLKNYLHLTINEMKNIIIQINEKRRRELVK from the coding sequence ATGGAAAAGATTGTTATTATAGGCTCTGCAGGAAGCCCAAATAATGTTATCAAATTACTCAAAATCAATCAAAAATTAAATATTCCAATATTACTTTGCATTCATTTTGAAAAAAGTGCTATAGAAAATTTTGCAAATAGCATAAAAAAAGAAACAGGGCATGAAATTTTTATAGTTAGTGGACCAAAAACCTTAAAATCTGGATTATATATAGCTGAAGGTGGTAAAGATCTAGTATTTAAAACCAATAGAGTTTTAATGTCTGGAGTATACAAAAAAACAAAAACTCATCCTTCGATCGAAATATTACTCAACTCAATTGAAAAACTTAATGATAAAAATTTTCATATTTTCGTGTTAAGTGGTCTTGGAAACGATGGTGCTAACATTGCACAATCTTTAGAACAAAAGGGAGTAAAATTTTACATCGAAAAAAAACCCTTGTTTGATTATCTACCAAGAAGTTTTTTAAATAATTTAAAAAATTACCTACACCTTACAATAAATGAGATGAAAAATATAATCATACAAATCAATGAAAAAAGAAGAAGAGAACTTGTCAAATAA